ATTCATTTTCAGGCTCTGAGACAACGCGGCCTGTCGATCTCGTCCGCCGGTGTCCGCTGTGTCTGGAAGCGTCACAATCTGACGTCCATAAAGCTCCGGCTCAAGGCGCTAGAGGCCAAGATGGCGGAAGAAGGGCTGGTGCTCACCGAGGCCCAGGTCGTGGCGCTGGAGAAGGCTAAGGCCGATAAGGAAGCCCATGGCGAGTTCGACAGCGCGTGTCCGGGGTATTGCGGTGCTCAGGACACCTTCTACGTCGGCACCATGAAAGGGGTCGGGCGGATCTACCAGCAAACCTTCATCGACACCTACGCCAAGGTGGGCTTTGCCAAGCTCTACGACCGCAAGACCCCGATTACCGCCGCAGATCTCCTGAACGACCGAGTGGTGCCGTTCTACGACGAGCACGAGATCAAGCTCTGCCGCGTACTCACCGATCGCGGCACCGAATTCTGCGGCGGCCAGAGCCATGAGTACGAACTCTACCTGGCTGTCGAGGATATCGACCATAGTCGAACCAAAACCAAGAGCCCGCAGACCAACGGCATTTGCGAGCGCTTCCATCGCACGGTGCTCGACGAGTTCTATCGCGTGGCGTTCCGAAAGAAGATCTATCGCACGATCGACGAACTCCAGGCCGATCTCGACGCCTGGATGGCCGACTACAATCCTGTTTCATAAGGCCCATCTTTCTATGTCGTTGAAGCGAATAAGCTTTGTTGATTGGGATGCGATCCCGCGGGGTATTTTGGGTTCTGCCTGGCGCGATGAACAATCCGCTGAGCTTCCGGCTTGCCAAGCTCTGATCGATTGAAGATCCACGGACCATCCGGCAATGGATGAACGCCTTCAATTTCGCCGGCTTCGGCGGCGAGCCTGAGCGTTTTCGGCGCAACACCGAGGAGCCGTGCGGCCTTGCTCAGATTGAGCCATGGTTCGATGCCGTCCGGCGCCGGTCGGAAGACCGGGACCTTATGATATGACCTGAGCGCGGTGACCCGCTCGCGAGTCCAGCGATTGCCGCGGCCGGTCACCAATCCGTTCCGGTTAAGGATAGCGGCAATCAAATCATCACTGGCGATGAGCACCAGTTGGCGCACAGCCGCGATGATCTCGCCGGAGGTGCTGTTGCGCTGTCCTCGACGACGCTTCGGCAGGCGCAGTTCAGTATGGACGCCGCCGATCCAATGGATCAGGAGAACGATCTCGGATGCTTTGTCGTCCATATCGGCGACCACCTCGTGGATGACGGTGCGCACGATGCGCTTCTTGAGCCTCGCATCCGTCGTCGGCGTCATCCAGACAGCCCGAAGGTCCGCGGCGAGC
This Kiloniellales bacterium DNA region includes the following protein-coding sequences:
- a CDS encoding recombinase zinc beta ribbon domain-containing protein yields the protein MVSDNVPTGRHHGAPKHGDALLAGLVRCRRCGRKLTVRYTGTKHNIPRYSCWRGLLDNGEPRCIAFGGLRVDDAVEEALLQVVEPGAVAAAIEAEAQAANRRDQVRDALMRDLEAARYSADRAFRQYDAADPQNRLVAAELESRWNRALTRVGEIESRIATHDAATPQSSPLSAMDVTALAADLRAVWMTPTTDARLKKRIVRTVIHEVVADMDDKASEIVLLIHWIGGVHTELRLPKRRRGQRNSTSGEIIAAVRQLVLIASDDLIAAILNRNGLVTGRGNRWTRERVTALRSYHKVPVFRPAPDGIEPWLNLSKAARLLGVAPKTLRLAAEAGEIEGVHPLPDGPWIFNRSELGKPEAQRIVHRARQNPKYPAGSHPNQQSLFASTT